In Vitis riparia cultivar Riparia Gloire de Montpellier isolate 1030 chromosome 19, EGFV_Vit.rip_1.0, whole genome shotgun sequence, the following proteins share a genomic window:
- the LOC117908513 gene encoding (-)-germacrene D synthase-like, whose translation MSVQSSVVLLAQSQNATPAVARRCANFHPSIWGDRFLSYASEFTNANTYLEQQVQQLKEEVRMLLITAADGSEQKLRLIDAIQRLGLAYHFESEIDEALQHMFDGYVISAEKEDDVYTASLRFRLLRQQGYNVSCDLFNNFKDNEGNFKESLSSDVRGMLSLYEATHLRVHGEDILDEALAFTTTHLQSAAKFSSNPLAEQVVHALKQPIRKGLPRLEARHYFSIYQADDSHHKALLKLAKLDFNLLQKLHQKELSDISAWWKDLDFAHKLPFARDRVVECYFWILGVYFEPQFLLARRIVTKVIAMTSIIDDIYDAYGTLEELELFTEAVERWDISVIDQLPEYMRVCYRALLDVYSEIEEEMAKEGRSYRFYYAKEAMKKQVRAYYEEAQWLQAQQIPTMEEYMPVALATSGYPMLATTSFIAMGDVVTKETFDWVFSEPKIVRASATVSRLMDDIVSHKFEQKRGHVASAVECYMKQHGASEQETHDEFNKQVRDAWKDINQECLMPTAVPMTVLMRILNLARAMDVLYKHEDGYTHSGTVVKDFVTSMLIDSVPI comes from the exons ATGTCTGTTCAATCTTCAGTAGTGCTTCTTGCTCAATCTCAAAATGCCACCCCCGCAGTTGCCCGGCGCTGTGCAAATTTTCATCCTAGCATTTGGGGGGACCGTTTTCTTTCATACGCTTCCGAATTCACA AACGCTAATACTTATTTAGAGCAACAAGTTCAACAACTGAAAGAGGAAGTGAGGATGCTGTTAATCACTGCAGCTGATGGTTCCGAGCAAAAGTTACGCTTGATTGATGCAATCCAACGGCTAGGCCTGGCTTACCATTTTGAGAGCGAGATTGATGAAGCATTACAGCACATGTTCGATGGTTACGTTATCTCTGCTGAAAAAGAAGATGATGTTTATACTGCTTCTCTCCGATTTCGGTTACTAAGACAACAAGGGTACAATGTCTCATGCG ATTTATTCAACAACTTCAAGGATAATGAAGGAAACTTCAAGGAATCCCTCAGCAGCGATGTGCGGGGAATGTTAAGCTTGTATGAAGCTACACACCTCAGGGTGCATGGAGAAGATATATTAGATGAAGCACTCGCTTTCACTACCACTCACCTTCAGTCCGCAGCAAAATTCTCTTCAAATCCTCTTGCTGAACAAGTAGTTCATGCCCTAAAGCAGCCCATCCGAAAGGGGTTACCTAGGCTAGAGGCCAGGCATTATTTTTCCATATACCAAGCAGATGATTCTCATCATAAAGCTCTGCTGAAGCTAGCAAAGTTGGATTTCAACCTATTACAGAAATTACACCAGAAGGAACTAAGTGATATTTCCGC GTGGTGGAAAGATTTAGACTTCGCACACAAGCTTCCTTTTGCAAGAGATCGAGTGGTGGAGTGCTACTTCTGGATATTGGGGGTGTACTTTGAGCCCCAGTTCCTCTTGGCTAGAAGGATAGTTACTAAAGTAATAGCTATGACTTCTATTATTGATGACATATATGATGCTTATGGTACACTTGAAGAACTTGAGCTCTTCACTGAAGCAGTTGAGAG GTGGGACATCAGTGTCATAGATCAACTACCAGAGTACATGAGAGTGTGTTATCGAGCACTCTTAGATGTATACAGTGAAATTGAGGAAGAAATGGCCAAGGAAGGAAGATCATATCGGTTCTACTATGCGAAAGAAGCA ATGAAAAAGCAAGTTAGAGCATACTATGAGGAAGCTCAATGGCTTCAAGCACAACAAATACCAACCATGGAGGAGTATATGCCTGTTGCATTAGCTACCTCTGGATACCCGATGCTTGCAACCACATCCTTTATTGCGATGGGGGATGTTGTGACAAAAGAAACTTTCGATTGGGTTTTCAGTGAGCCTAAGATTGTCAGGGCTTCAGCCACAGTTTCCAGGCTCATGGATGATATAGTTTCCCACAAG TTTGAACAAAAGAGAGGACATGTTGCCTCAGCTGTTGAATGTTACATGAAGCAACATGGTGCGTCGGAGCAGGAAACACACGACGAATTTAACAAACAAGTAAGAGACGCATGGAAGGATATCAATCAAGAGTGCCTCATGCCAACAGCTGTTCCGATGACCGTCCTCATGCGAATTCTGAATCTTGCACGTGCCATGGATGTTTTATATAAGCATGAAGATGGCTATACCCATTCTGGGACTGTTGTAAAGGATTTTGTAACCTCCATGCTAATAGATTCTGTGCCAATATGA